A DNA window from Haladaptatus cibarius D43 contains the following coding sequences:
- a CDS encoding NAD(P)/FAD-dependent oxidoreductase, whose translation MTRVAVVGAGVAGLGVAYALRDSATVTLFERCERVGGRAATREQADCVYDTGANYVKSEEERVSRVIRELSDGLVDVEEPVWTFDAGETISEGRDEDTEKWTYRNGIGTLGQRLLNVSDATVRTNTRIVGIQKNEDDGWYVEDGGGNEHGPYDELVLTPPAPLTASLLEFAEWGDDETRRELREHIGHVPYRTILSVVLHYPFEIDRPYYALVNTDKEHEIGWLARESCKSGHVPDGESLLVVQMAPDWSAKQYDHENSEIVAAAADHVADLLSDHSLSAPDWFDVIRWRDALPDSGADADVLRRATEVNLYFAGDWVAGDGRVHHALGSGLDVGERIREE comes from the coding sequence GTGACCCGTGTCGCCGTCGTCGGGGCAGGTGTCGCAGGACTCGGCGTCGCCTACGCGCTTCGAGATTCGGCAACGGTCACCCTGTTCGAGCGATGCGAGCGCGTCGGCGGCCGCGCCGCCACGCGCGAGCAAGCCGACTGCGTCTACGACACGGGCGCGAACTACGTGAAAAGCGAGGAGGAACGTGTTTCTCGCGTTATCCGAGAACTCTCGGATGGATTGGTCGATGTCGAAGAACCGGTTTGGACGTTCGACGCGGGCGAGACGATTTCGGAGGGACGTGACGAAGATACGGAGAAATGGACGTACCGAAACGGAATCGGAACGCTCGGTCAGCGACTACTGAATGTGAGTGATGCAACTGTTCGAACCAATACGCGGATTGTTGGGATTCAAAAGAACGAAGACGACGGATGGTACGTCGAAGACGGTGGCGGGAACGAGCATGGGCCATACGACGAACTCGTGTTGACACCGCCAGCGCCGCTTACTGCATCTCTGCTAGAGTTTGCGGAGTGGGGCGACGACGAAACCCGACGGGAACTCCGCGAACATATCGGCCACGTTCCGTACCGAACGATTCTCTCTGTCGTGCTTCACTATCCCTTCGAAATCGACCGGCCCTACTACGCGCTGGTAAACACGGACAAGGAACACGAAATCGGCTGGCTGGCGCGCGAGTCCTGCAAATCGGGTCACGTTCCGGACGGCGAGAGCCTGCTGGTCGTCCAGATGGCTCCCGACTGGTCGGCAAAACAGTACGACCACGAGAATTCGGAAATCGTTGCGGCGGCGGCAGACCACGTCGCGGACTTGCTTTCCGACCACTCGCTTTCTGCTCCGGACTGGTTCGACGTGATTCGCTGGCGCGATGCGCTCCCGGATTCGGGTGCCGATGCGGACGTTCTTCGGAGGGCAACGGAAGTGAACCTCTATTTCGCTGGCGACTGGGTCGCAGGAGATGGTCGAGTGCACCACGCGCTGGGGAGTGGACTCGACGTTGGCGAACGAATCCGCGAGGAATAG
- a CDS encoding helix-turn-helix transcriptional regulator translates to MTSSDSEIVVTAVKRANTLRALSEHPLARSELQADIGVSRTTTHRIVRDLTEKSLVRRVDGNYELTPLGRIVATEVGELQDTVELATRLEPLLPALDGTGINVELFTDATITVQEPGDPYRPVRRFVSLLRDSETLRGFDTTTIAPMYVDEIRENIFDGMQTEIIYLPTVIDQLFTDHREATSHAIEIGNLDLLVHEQLPFGLVMFDDRIGIGGYDDTGVLRIFADTTNPDVRTWAESLYEQYYEEAMPLEEPSDSDAAV, encoded by the coding sequence ATGACCAGTAGTGATTCAGAGATCGTGGTCACTGCCGTCAAGCGAGCGAATACCCTGCGGGCGCTTAGCGAGCACCCACTGGCGCGGTCGGAACTGCAAGCGGACATCGGCGTGTCGCGGACGACGACGCACCGAATCGTACGCGACCTGACCGAGAAGTCGCTCGTTCGTCGCGTCGATGGAAACTACGAACTCACGCCGTTGGGTCGAATCGTTGCAACCGAAGTCGGTGAACTACAAGATACCGTCGAGTTGGCGACTCGATTGGAACCACTCTTGCCAGCGCTTGACGGAACCGGCATCAACGTCGAACTGTTCACCGACGCGACGATAACGGTGCAGGAACCGGGTGACCCGTACCGTCCAGTCCGTCGATTCGTCTCGCTTCTCCGCGATTCGGAAACTCTCCGCGGGTTCGACACCACGACAATCGCCCCGATGTACGTGGACGAAATCCGCGAAAACATCTTCGACGGCATGCAGACCGAAATCATCTATCTTCCGACCGTCATCGACCAACTGTTCACCGACCACCGCGAAGCAACGTCTCACGCCATCGAAATTGGAAACCTCGACTTGCTCGTTCACGAGCAACTGCCGTTTGGACTGGTGATGTTCGACGACAGAATCGGTATCGGTGGCTACGACGATACCGGTGTGCTCCGCATTTTTGCAGACACGACAAACCCCGACGTTCGAACGTGGGCCGAATCATTGTACGAGCAGTATTACGAGGAAGCGATGCCGCTCGAAGAGCCTTCGGACTCCGACGCGGCGGTGTAA
- a CDS encoding DUF4870 domain-containing protein, with product MAVEPKTTTEVPESTSSKTGTGLDENLAGALAYLLGPLTGILFFVLESENEFVKFHSAQSIAFGVGLFFVYVAMTFVQFALIFVPRVGGLFSLMFSFAYLVVGFVAFLGWLFLMYKAYSGDAYHMPVFGNVADRIA from the coding sequence ATGGCTGTCGAACCAAAAACGACGACCGAAGTACCGGAATCAACTAGCTCGAAAACCGGAACCGGGTTGGACGAGAATCTCGCCGGGGCGCTCGCATATCTCTTGGGTCCGCTTACCGGCATCCTCTTTTTCGTCCTCGAAAGCGAAAACGAGTTCGTGAAATTCCACTCGGCACAGAGTATCGCGTTCGGAGTTGGACTGTTCTTCGTTTACGTGGCGATGACGTTCGTGCAGTTCGCACTCATCTTCGTTCCTAGAGTGGGTGGTTTGTTCTCGCTCATGTTCTCGTTCGCCTACCTCGTTGTCGGGTTCGTCGCGTTCCTCGGGTGGTTGTTCCTGATGTACAAGGCCTACTCGGGCGACGCGTACCACATGCCAGTGTTCGGGAACGTCGCGGACAGAATCGCGTAA
- a CDS encoding FmdB family zinc ribbon protein → MNYLVVTFEPADMGLMRRLGVGSESESDSNDPYECRGCETSFTVRYQVCPECGGYTIERDDWD, encoded by the coding sequence GTGAACTATTTAGTTGTCACCTTCGAACCGGCGGACATGGGACTGATGCGACGACTCGGAGTAGGTTCGGAGTCGGAATCGGATTCGAACGACCCATACGAATGTCGAGGGTGTGAAACCTCGTTCACGGTTCGGTATCAAGTCTGCCCCGAATGCGGTGGCTATACCATCGAACGGGACGACTGGGACTAA
- a CDS encoding DUF192 domain-containing protein — translation MHVIRRRDGVERTLSSRTDRMDSLGSRMRGLFRLFRREDCALVFEFDSVAERRASTLFTPLALDVVWTENGQVTRVARLNPWTGFARGRGDSVVEFPAGVADVVRPDDELVVR, via the coding sequence ATGCACGTCATTCGGCGACGAGACGGAGTCGAGCGGACGCTTTCCTCGCGGACAGACCGAATGGATTCGCTCGGTTCGCGGATGAGAGGACTGTTTCGTCTCTTTCGGCGCGAGGACTGTGCGCTCGTATTCGAGTTCGATTCGGTCGCGGAACGCCGTGCTTCGACGCTATTCACGCCGCTGGCGCTTGACGTGGTATGGACCGAAAACGGACAGGTAACGCGAGTTGCCCGTTTGAATCCGTGGACGGGGTTCGCGCGTGGGAGGGGGGACAGCGTGGTGGAGTTTCCAGCAGGTGTTGCAGACGTCGTTCGACCGGACGACGAACTGGTCGTTCGTTAG
- a CDS encoding HalOD1 output domain-containing protein — protein sequence MSKSNTSQPGAPPATYHTTHDWTDAESLSTTVMTAIAEAMDEDPTEIGPLYDQFDPDALDGLFAPRRGGKIRTDSHVGFTFEEYYIFIQSDGLIAVHPPEEGT from the coding sequence ATGAGTAAATCGAACACATCCCAACCGGGAGCACCCCCGGCGACGTACCACACGACTCACGACTGGACAGACGCGGAATCACTCAGTACGACAGTCATGACGGCGATTGCGGAAGCGATGGACGAAGATCCGACGGAAATCGGCCCGCTCTACGACCAGTTCGATCCGGACGCCTTGGACGGACTGTTTGCCCCGCGACGGGGGGGAAAAATCCGGACGGACAGTCACGTCGGATTCACGTTCGAGGAGTACTACATCTTCATCCAAAGCGACGGCCTCATCGCGGTTCATCCACCCGAAGAAGGAACGTAG
- a CDS encoding tyrosine-type recombinase/integrase, giving the protein MTGTTLTAAIEEYLSSIEAGNYRTNAGSALTQWSEWLAQERAVTQLDGVEVIDCRRYARHLKRQVREDELKSSTAHTYYAYVRAFLGFCEADELLSRNPAAVSRAQAELPENTADANRQFWSERDRKAILAFMDKRVEQALEADGEGDGNGISRERAYRDRALVRLLALSGVRGAEVFRAPADDKRPGITWRDVDIEGGSLRVFGKSREYEYAQLPKKAGEALERYHRVFDPPTPRFPVFPTDHAPSKYRAVREQLAGDYTESQIETILDENDIDDVVREYEIAIPAISTRGARNLMKRLCEAAGLDIDGEYLKPHGARRGLGHQLYSEGHAELAQSALRHASIATTHESYSNIRASETAERVDDVLDDS; this is encoded by the coding sequence ATGACAGGGACGACGCTCACCGCCGCAATCGAAGAATACCTCTCCAGCATCGAGGCCGGAAACTACCGCACCAACGCCGGTTCCGCGCTCACGCAGTGGTCTGAGTGGCTCGCACAGGAACGAGCCGTAACCCAACTGGACGGCGTGGAAGTCATCGACTGCCGTCGGTACGCCCGCCACCTCAAACGACAGGTGCGCGAGGACGAACTGAAATCCTCGACTGCCCACACCTACTACGCCTACGTTCGGGCGTTTCTCGGGTTCTGCGAGGCCGACGAACTCCTCTCTCGGAATCCCGCCGCCGTCTCGCGGGCGCAGGCCGAACTGCCGGAGAACACCGCCGACGCGAACCGCCAGTTCTGGTCGGAACGCGACAGAAAAGCCATCCTCGCGTTCATGGACAAACGAGTAGAGCAGGCGTTGGAGGCGGATGGCGAGGGCGATGGTAATGGAATTTCGCGCGAACGCGCCTACCGCGACCGGGCACTCGTTCGGTTACTTGCACTGTCAGGCGTCCGGGGCGCGGAAGTGTTCCGCGCCCCGGCGGACGACAAGCGACCCGGAATCACGTGGCGAGACGTGGACATCGAAGGTGGGTCGCTTCGCGTGTTCGGCAAATCCCGAGAGTACGAATACGCACAACTGCCGAAAAAAGCCGGAGAGGCGTTGGAGCGCTATCACCGGGTTTTCGACCCACCGACACCACGGTTTCCGGTGTTTCCGACCGACCACGCGCCGTCGAAATATCGCGCCGTCCGCGAGCAGTTAGCGGGCGACTACACCGAGAGCCAAATCGAAACCATCCTCGACGAAAACGACATCGACGACGTGGTGCGCGAGTACGAAATCGCCATTCCCGCGATTTCGACCCGCGGCGCGCGCAACCTGATGAAACGCCTCTGCGAGGCGGCCGGACTGGATATCGACGGCGAATATCTGAAACCCCACGGAGCGCGCCGCGGACTCGGCCATCAGTTGTACAGCGAAGGCCACGCGGAACTGGCCCAATCCGCGCTCCGCCACGCCTCGATTGCGACGACACACGAAAGCTATTCGAACATTCGTGCGAGCGAGACGGCGGAGCGCGTGGACGACGTACTGGACGATTCGTGA
- a CDS encoding DUF7344 domain-containing protein codes for MSHCEWHDKPAQLDAVFHVLSSAYRRRILFELDAGRLRVSEVSRRLEAEYGDDRDRIELAVRTIHLPKLADFEFIEWHSDSDEIRRGARFEEVRPVLDGLD; via the coding sequence ATGAGTCACTGTGAATGGCACGACAAACCGGCGCAACTCGACGCGGTATTCCACGTGCTTTCGAGCGCCTATCGGCGACGAATCCTGTTCGAACTGGACGCGGGACGCCTCCGCGTTTCGGAGGTGTCCCGCCGATTAGAGGCGGAGTACGGCGATGACCGTGACCGAATCGAACTGGCAGTGCGCACTATCCACCTGCCGAAACTCGCCGATTTCGAGTTTATCGAGTGGCACAGCGATTCCGACGAAATTCGACGGGGAGCGCGATTCGAGGAAGTCCGTCCGGTTCTCGACGGACTCGACTGA
- a CDS encoding DUF7405 family protein, whose amino-acid sequence MSDSTRGIPRREFMKAAVAIGGSAALSACLDRGGGMPDVEQGPDDLSSLPERQHAWNQFLATDDHDNDVAPRHQVLLFLNYAGGDNGTPSQSERETVESAFKNLERAYKRSHDGLLFSVGYSPSYFARFGAEDVLPKPKALASFEDPKLDEQDAVVHLASDHAELVLAVEEALLGNRDELNGVSVTGLADVFEKANRRTGFVGDGLPAEHQDVNGIPDSEPVPEDSPLYMGFKSGFRKNQANEDSVTIQDGPFAGGTTQHVSNISLHLDQWYEQDSRDQRVAKMFCPVHAEEGRVEGAGDNLGDSSGMGDDCIGQVEEHARKRGMVGHSQKSASARKDDSPLILRRDFDSTDGGKAGLHFVAVQRSISDFEETREAMNGDDLAENSSVGQRVNNGILQYMTVERRGNFLVPPRSRRSLPNPNQ is encoded by the coding sequence ATGAGCGACTCGACGCGCGGAATCCCCCGACGCGAGTTCATGAAGGCCGCGGTCGCCATCGGCGGGTCGGCGGCGCTGTCGGCCTGCCTCGACCGGGGCGGTGGAATGCCCGACGTGGAGCAAGGGCCGGACGACCTCTCTTCCCTTCCGGAGCGCCAGCACGCGTGGAATCAGTTTCTGGCGACGGACGACCACGACAACGATGTTGCCCCTCGGCATCAAGTGCTCCTCTTTCTGAACTACGCTGGAGGGGACAACGGAACCCCAAGCCAATCCGAGCGCGAAACCGTCGAATCCGCGTTCAAGAATCTCGAACGCGCCTACAAGCGAAGCCACGACGGACTGCTATTTTCGGTCGGCTACTCCCCATCGTACTTCGCCCGGTTCGGTGCCGAGGACGTGCTGCCGAAACCGAAAGCCCTCGCGTCCTTCGAAGACCCCAAGCTAGACGAACAGGACGCCGTCGTCCACCTCGCCAGCGACCACGCGGAACTCGTGCTGGCCGTCGAAGAAGCCCTACTCGGCAATCGGGACGAGTTGAACGGCGTTTCCGTGACGGGCCTCGCGGACGTGTTCGAGAAAGCAAATCGCCGAACCGGATTCGTCGGTGACGGCCTCCCTGCCGAGCATCAGGACGTAAACGGAATTCCCGATTCGGAGCCAGTTCCGGAGGACTCTCCGCTTTACATGGGGTTCAAATCCGGCTTCCGGAAGAATCAGGCCAACGAGGACAGCGTGACGATTCAGGACGGCCCGTTTGCCGGTGGTACCACACAGCACGTCTCCAACATCAGCCTCCACCTCGACCAGTGGTACGAACAGGACAGTCGTGACCAGCGCGTTGCGAAAATGTTTTGTCCGGTTCACGCAGAAGAGGGCCGCGTCGAGGGCGCGGGCGACAACCTCGGCGATTCCAGCGGGATGGGAGACGACTGCATCGGACAGGTCGAAGAACACGCCCGAAAGCGAGGGATGGTCGGCCACTCCCAGAAATCCGCTTCCGCCCGGAAAGACGACTCGCCGCTCATCCTCCGCCGGGATTTCGATTCGACTGATGGCGGCAAGGCGGGCCTGCATTTCGTCGCGGTTCAGCGTTCGATTTCGGATTTCGAGGAGACGCGAGAAGCCATGAACGGCGACGACCTCGCCGAGAATTCGTCGGTCGGCCAGCGCGTCAACAACGGCATTTTGCAGTACATGACCGTGGAGCGCCGGGGGAACTTTTTGGTGCCACCGCGCTCGCGTCGGTCGCTTCCGAATCCGAACCAGTGA
- a CDS encoding DUF7350 domain-containing protein, giving the protein MNRRRFLQTAGLTSATALAGCSGLFETDTTPTEPPLIEDRPDAVYYPTHSEGMEMAGMAKQGRWRLGLMYSFPHRFWLMGGGTSQQQEKVTIENGDDVHLMATVWDAETMTVLPAGDVRVELSKDDWSDTRTMWPMLSQNMGFHFGDNMGLDGDGTYTADVQVSGLGIRRTGTLAGQFGSAVTLSTEFEITQEKIDGVSFEEYDQKKGSQGALPMMEMDMMPMSTVPSQNDLPGQFIGEQRSGDAKFLATAVDDTEMTEDTYLAVSPRTPYRSYPIPMMSLSATVSRGSESVFDGTLKPTLDPEMGYHYGANVSGIESGDELVVSVDSVPQVSRHEGYETAFLQMPEMTFSV; this is encoded by the coding sequence ATGAATCGTCGCAGGTTTTTGCAGACTGCGGGCCTCACGAGCGCGACTGCGCTCGCGGGATGTTCCGGACTGTTTGAAACGGACACGACACCGACCGAACCACCGTTGATCGAAGACCGGCCGGACGCGGTGTACTATCCGACCCACTCCGAAGGGATGGAGATGGCCGGGATGGCAAAACAGGGACGCTGGCGACTCGGACTGATGTACTCGTTCCCACACCGCTTCTGGCTGATGGGCGGCGGAACCTCCCAACAGCAGGAAAAAGTAACCATCGAGAACGGCGACGACGTGCATCTGATGGCGACCGTTTGGGACGCGGAAACGATGACGGTACTTCCGGCCGGAGATGTCCGCGTCGAACTGTCGAAGGACGATTGGAGCGACACCAGAACGATGTGGCCGATGCTCTCCCAGAACATGGGCTTTCACTTCGGCGACAACATGGGGTTGGACGGTGACGGCACCTACACCGCCGACGTGCAGGTGAGCGGACTGGGCATCCGTCGAACCGGCACGCTGGCGGGGCAGTTCGGTTCCGCGGTGACGCTCTCAACGGAGTTCGAGATAACACAGGAGAAAATAGACGGCGTATCGTTCGAGGAGTACGACCAGAAGAAAGGGTCGCAGGGCGCGTTGCCCATGATGGAAATGGACATGATGCCGATGAGTACGGTGCCGTCACAGAACGACCTGCCGGGGCAGTTCATCGGAGAACAGCGAAGCGGGGATGCGAAGTTCCTCGCAACCGCCGTGGACGACACCGAAATGACCGAGGACACCTACCTTGCTGTCTCGCCGCGGACACCATACCGGAGCTATCCGATTCCAATGATGTCGCTCTCGGCGACGGTTAGCCGGGGCAGTGAATCCGTCTTCGACGGCACGCTGAAACCGACGCTCGACCCCGAGATGGGCTACCACTACGGCGCGAACGTTTCCGGTATCGAATCGGGCGACGAACTGGTCGTGTCCGTCGATTCGGTGCCACAGGTGTCCCGGCACGAGGGATATGAAACCGCGTTCCTGCAGATGCCGGAGATGACGTTCTCGGTCTGA
- a CDS encoding transcription initiation factor IIB, whose amino-acid sequence MTSTRIQRYDESGVATHDQERESEDEQEQENICPECGGNLVNDEGHGETVCAECGLVVDEDNVDRGPEWRAFDATEKDEKSRVGAPTTKMMHDKGLSTNIGWQDKDAYGNTLGSRQREKMQRLRTWNERFRTRDSKERNLKQALGEIDRMASALGLPKNVRETASVIYRRALDEDLLPGRSIEGVATASLYAAARQSGVPRSLDEVASVSRIEAMEFKRTYRYIVRELGLEIQPADPQSYVTRFASDLDVSDESERRAHDLLETAKKQGVHSGKSPVGLAAAAVYAGSLLTNEKVTQSEVSDVASVSEVTIRNRYQELLESEEDRRAVA is encoded by the coding sequence ATGACTTCAACCAGAATCCAACGCTACGACGAGTCCGGCGTAGCGACCCACGACCAAGAGCGCGAGAGCGAGGACGAACAGGAGCAGGAAAACATCTGCCCCGAATGTGGTGGGAACCTCGTCAACGACGAGGGCCACGGCGAAACCGTCTGTGCCGAATGTGGCCTCGTTGTAGACGAGGACAACGTAGACCGCGGCCCGGAATGGCGCGCGTTCGACGCCACGGAGAAAGACGAAAAATCCCGTGTCGGTGCACCGACGACCAAAATGATGCACGACAAGGGGCTTTCGACCAACATCGGCTGGCAGGACAAAGACGCCTACGGCAACACCCTCGGCTCCCGCCAGCGCGAGAAGATGCAGCGACTGCGGACGTGGAACGAACGGTTCCGAACCCGCGACAGCAAGGAACGAAACCTCAAGCAAGCGCTCGGCGAAATCGACCGGATGGCGTCCGCGCTCGGACTGCCGAAGAACGTCCGGGAGACGGCAAGCGTCATCTACCGCCGTGCCCTTGACGAAGACCTCCTTCCGGGTCGTTCCATCGAAGGCGTGGCAACCGCCTCGCTGTACGCGGCGGCCCGCCAGTCCGGCGTCCCGCGCAGTCTCGACGAGGTGGCGAGCGTCAGTCGAATCGAGGCGATGGAGTTCAAACGCACCTACCGCTACATCGTGCGCGAACTCGGCCTCGAAATTCAGCCCGCAGACCCACAGAGCTACGTGACGCGGTTCGCCTCCGACCTCGACGTGAGCGACGAATCCGAGCGCCGAGCGCACGACCTGCTCGAAACCGCAAAGAAACAGGGCGTCCACAGCGGCAAATCGCCGGTCGGACTCGCCGCCGCGGCGGTGTACGCCGGTTCCCTGCTCACCAACGAGAAGGTCACCCAGTCCGAAGTGAGCGACGTGGCCAGCGTGAGCGAAGTCACGATTCGCAACCGCTATCAGGAACTGCTCGAATCCGAGGAAGACCGCCGTGCAGTCGCCTAA
- a CDS encoding phosphoribosyltransferase: MFEDRTDAGEQLAERVRDEGITADIVLAIPRGGLPIGRPVADALQAPLDVVVAKKLGAPQNPELAIGAVGADGSVWLNDALIQRIGVDDVYVERERERKAEQAIVKATQYRGNGPIPNIDGKRVVVVDDGVATGATTIACLRQVRNAGADYVVLAVPVGSPRSIERLYDDADDVMCLETPPHFSAVGQFYRVFEQVPDEVAQTYLRAE, from the coding sequence ATGTTCGAGGACAGAACTGACGCAGGCGAGCAACTCGCGGAACGCGTCCGGGACGAAGGAATCACCGCCGACATCGTACTCGCAATTCCGCGCGGTGGATTACCGATTGGGCGACCGGTCGCTGACGCGCTACAAGCGCCGCTCGACGTCGTCGTTGCGAAGAAATTGGGAGCACCACAGAATCCAGAACTCGCAATCGGGGCCGTCGGTGCCGACGGAAGCGTGTGGTTGAACGACGCGCTCATCCAGCGAATCGGGGTAGACGACGTCTATGTCGAACGGGAGCGAGAGCGGAAAGCAGAACAGGCTATTGTGAAAGCCACACAATACCGTGGTAATGGGCCGATACCGAACATAGACGGCAAGCGAGTCGTAGTCGTGGACGACGGCGTTGCGACCGGTGCGACGACTATCGCGTGCCTTCGACAGGTGAGAAACGCGGGTGCAGACTACGTCGTTCTCGCAGTTCCGGTCGGCTCACCCCGTTCCATCGAACGCCTGTATGACGACGCAGACGACGTGATGTGTCTCGAAACGCCGCCGCATTTCAGTGCAGTCGGACAGTTCTACCGAGTGTTCGAGCAGGTTCCGGACGAAGTCGCACAGACGTATCTGCGCGCGGAGTGA